GTTACCGCAGACACCGACTGAACCCTCGTAAATATTCTCAGACGCTATGCCCAGACCGGTAGGAGCGGCTGAGGTTGAGACGACAGCGAGCGTGCCGCCGTGAGAGGCTCCCAGCGCCGCAGCAGCGGCTATCTCATCGCCTAGACCTCCACAGCCGCGGCCGTTCCAGCCGCCAATACCGAAGCCATCATAGCCCAGACTATCGTAACCCCACCCGTCGAGTGGGCCAGCCCGCAACGAACCAATACGGCCAGCACATTGGCTTACAGCAGACTGAAATAAAAACGGAATTTAGAAAGAACTTTTAATGATTAACCTGTTTTTAGTTGCTATATTTTCAGTTCTTCTCCTCAAACTAAATATTGTCAACTAGCATACTGTCATATGCGACCAGTCGCTGTGATTCCCAAATAACGAATGATAAGCTTAGGCCAAAAACAAGAATTTGCATTCAGTAAaggttttaacaaaaattagcTCGGCCACAAATATGGGCCTATTCCGGAATTTTTCCAGAATTTTCTAGAATGGTATCATACGTTTTAGTTTGAAAACTAGAATGGCCTCAAATAGAATATTTGGGCCACGACTGAAGGATTGTAGGTGTGCATAGGCATTCTCTACAAATGCCAAATTGGAGGTTCACATTTGATTTGTGGTACTCAACACGACTGCGTTTCGCTTGATTAAGGACTCTAGCAAAATCTGGACTGGTCTATCTCCTCAAAgcgtaaattaattataaacatctCACCTTAAACACGAAAATAAAAGCGCACGCAATCAACAAAATTCTAGGCATTATGCCGCGAAAATGACTTTATACCGGTCAAAGAAAACTTAATAATGATTATCGATAATTAAAGACCGGTCTTTTATATCAAAATGCACATCTTTATCAATAACGTAACAGCAGTATTATAACAGAGACGGTACGTGCCTCCGAACCGATTTTTCAGATAAGCGAACCTACTAACACATAGAACTGAGGCAACTTTAATGATTACGTCATTTGAAATCGATTGCCTTAGATTGGTCGGGTGTTGtgtaaattgataaaaaaaaagctttatttcCGGAACTATAAATGGCTACgttcgaaaaatatttttttattttcaatccgCCGTTCAAAATGTCTTACTTCGTTGTGTTCGCGATCTGTATCCAGGCTTGCCTGTTCCATGTAAGTTGTAATCTTTTGAActcgaaccgtcgatagatcgacccTCTATTAATGCGTTTAAAGTGCGGcacgtcggaataccgactattgcgcagtttgattGTAAGGATTAGGTATCGACCTGTGCGGAAGTGTTTAAGCGCGCGCAcgtataacgtttttaataagttaataacattaataaataatataaaattattttgctgagAATTTActtttctgcaaaatatgtgaaaataagcttaGAACTAATACGAGTAATGGGGTTGAAAAAATTAAGTAGTTGTGATTGAAG
This Bombyx mori chromosome 2, ASM3026992v2 DNA region includes the following protein-coding sequences:
- the Erb.3 gene encoding chorion protein gene ErB.3 precursor (The RefSeq protein has 1 non-frameshifting indel compared to this genomic sequence) — translated: MPRILLIACAFIFVFKSAVSQCAGRIGSLRAGPLDGWGYDSLGYDGFGIGGWNGRGCGGLGDEIAAAALGASHGGTLAVVSTSAAPTGLGIASENIYEGSVGVCGNLPFLGTADVAGEFPTAGLGGIYYGCGDGAVAITAENGISGLSGFGYAPAAAVATPALAGPTIGYGTGISSLGYNGAGRGCGCGPAPYGY